The Suncus etruscus isolate mSunEtr1 chromosome 14, mSunEtr1.pri.cur, whole genome shotgun sequence genome contains a region encoding:
- the LOC126028176 gene encoding protein SET has translation KLYEQASEEILKVEQKYNKLRQPFFQKRSELIAKIPNFWVTTFVTHPQVSALLGEEDEEALHYLTRVEVTEFEDIKSGYRIDFYFDENPYFENKVLSKEFHLNESGDPSSKATEIKWKSGKDSTKRSSQTQNKASRKRQHEEPESFFTWFTDHSDAGADELGEVIKDDIGPNPLQYHLVPDMDDEEGEGEEEDDDNDDEEEEEGLEDIDEEGDEDEGEEDEDDDEGEEGEEDEGEDD, from the coding sequence aaactttatgAACAAGCCAGTGAGGAGATTTTGAAAGTAGAACAGAAATATAACAAACTCCGCCAGCCATTTTTTCAGAAGAGGTCGGAATTGATCGCCAAAATCCCCAATTTTTGGGTAACGACATTTGTCACCCATCCGCAAGTGTCTGCACTGCTTggggaggaggatgaagaagcGCTGCATTATTTGACAAGAGTTGAAGTGACAGAGTTTGAAGATATTAAATCAGGTTAcagaatagatttttattttgatgaaaacCCTTATTTCGAAAATAAAGTTCTCTCCAAAGAATTTCATCTGAATGAGAGTGGTGATCCATCTTCAAAGGCCACTGAAATCAAATGGAAATCTGGAAAGGATTCGACGAAACGCTCAAGTCAAACGCAGAATAAAGCCAGCAGGAAGAGACAGCACGAGGAACCCGAGAGTTTCTTTACCTGGTTCACTGACCACTCTGATGCTGGGGCAGATGAGCTGGGCGAGGTTATCAAGGATGACATTGGGCCAAATCCTTTACAATACCACTTGGTTCCTGACATGGATGatgaagaaggggaaggagaagaagaagatgatgataatgatgatgaagaagaagaagaaggattgGAAGATATTGATGAAGAAGGGGATGAAGATGAAGgtgaagaagatgaagatgatgatgagggggaggaaggagaggaggatgaAGGAGAAGACGACTAA